Proteins from a single region of Sphingopyxis sp. BSN-002:
- a CDS encoding AHH domain-containing protein: MTHRGWHRAPPPQPGFQRHHLIPLALLHRPQMAAMFDHLRTDGFLLQQFGSNGLVLPACEATALWSGHALHRGPHRGYNDVVAARVERIRVHFAGQSAADLRTARRTAVMRLRLLQDATRRALTDRHGCAFWLNRRDPMRLFADRPYLDDAIEQLFGDMIRV, encoded by the coding sequence ATGACGCACCGCGGCTGGCACCGTGCGCCGCCGCCGCAACCGGGTTTTCAGCGCCATCATCTGATTCCCCTCGCGCTTCTGCATCGGCCCCAGATGGCGGCGATGTTCGATCATTTGCGCACCGACGGCTTCCTGCTGCAGCAGTTCGGCAGCAACGGGCTGGTGCTTCCGGCGTGCGAGGCGACGGCCTTATGGTCGGGTCACGCGCTCCATCGCGGTCCGCATCGGGGCTATAATGATGTGGTCGCCGCGCGGGTCGAGCGTATTCGCGTCCATTTCGCCGGGCAGTCGGCCGCCGACCTTCGCACCGCGAGGCGCACCGCTGTGATGCGGCTGCGCCTGTTGCAGGATGCGACGCGGCGCGCGCTGACCGACCGGCATGGCTGCGCCTTCTGGCTCAATCGCCGTGACCCGATGCGGCTGTTCGCCGACCGGCCTTATCTGGACGACGCGATCGAGCAGTTGTTCGGTGACATGATCAGAGTCTGA
- a CDS encoding potassium transporter Kup has protein sequence MTAESQQAANGAGSAATAAAETVHYGHGHHSDSKLKLAVGAVGVVFGDIGTSPLYAFRETFAGHHSIEADRLHIYGVLSLVFWSMMLVVTFKYVLTIMKADNKGEGGSLALLALISRQSEGKRWTWPIVLLGVFATALFYGDSMITPAMSVLSATEGLQYVSRGFEPYIVPIALAILIGLFAIQSRGTAKVGMLFGPIMLLYFTMLAVLGVMHILDHPTIVMHTLNPVNALRFFYYDGFTAFIALGAVVLAVTGAEALYADMGHFGRAPIGLSWMCFVLPALMLNYMGQGAMVLAAEVAPTAQLIQDPFFLMMPDTWRVPVVILAILATIIASQAVISGAFSLTQQAIQLGFMPRLRVDHTSASAQGQIYIPVVNWGLMVMVILLVLFFGSSSNLAAAYGIAVTGAMFIDTCLMSVVLFVLWRWPAWKALPILAVFFVVDIAYFGANLIKVPDGGWVPLAIGLIIFTMLTTWSRGRKLMQQEMAEGAMPIPVFVKSAANSATRVPGTAVFMTSSSDGVPHALLHNLKHNKVLHERIILLTIKIADVPFVPESKLCQLEALGQGFHRLILNYGFMQPVDVPEALKRTTGCGGEFKMLETSFFLSRQTLIAASKPGMPIWREKLFAWMLRNSESAMEYFRLPTNRVVELGSQVAI, from the coding sequence ATGACTGCTGAGTCGCAACAGGCGGCAAACGGGGCGGGTTCCGCCGCGACTGCTGCCGCCGAAACGGTCCATTACGGCCACGGACATCATAGCGATAGCAAGCTGAAGCTTGCCGTCGGCGCGGTCGGCGTCGTGTTCGGCGATATCGGCACGAGCCCGCTCTACGCGTTCCGCGAAACGTTCGCAGGCCATCACTCGATCGAGGCCGACCGGTTGCACATCTATGGCGTGCTGAGCCTCGTCTTCTGGTCGATGATGCTGGTCGTCACGTTCAAATATGTGCTGACGATCATGAAGGCCGACAACAAGGGCGAAGGCGGCAGCCTCGCGCTCCTCGCGCTGATCAGCCGCCAGTCGGAGGGCAAGCGCTGGACCTGGCCGATCGTCCTGCTCGGCGTGTTCGCGACCGCGCTCTTCTATGGCGACAGCATGATCACGCCGGCGATGTCGGTGCTGTCGGCGACCGAGGGTCTGCAATATGTGAGCCGCGGGTTCGAGCCCTATATCGTGCCGATCGCGCTCGCGATCCTGATCGGGCTGTTCGCGATCCAGTCGCGCGGGACGGCGAAGGTCGGCATGCTGTTCGGGCCGATCATGCTGCTCTATTTCACGATGCTCGCGGTGCTCGGGGTGATGCACATCCTCGACCATCCGACGATCGTCATGCACACGCTCAATCCGGTCAACGCGCTGCGCTTTTTCTATTATGACGGGTTCACGGCGTTCATCGCGCTGGGCGCGGTGGTGCTCGCGGTGACCGGCGCCGAAGCGCTCTACGCCGACATGGGGCATTTCGGGCGCGCGCCGATCGGGCTCAGCTGGATGTGCTTCGTGCTGCCGGCGCTGATGCTGAACTATATGGGGCAGGGCGCGATGGTGCTCGCCGCCGAGGTCGCGCCGACCGCGCAGCTGATCCAGGATCCCTTCTTCCTGATGATGCCCGATACCTGGCGCGTACCGGTCGTCATCCTTGCGATCCTCGCGACGATCATCGCGAGCCAGGCGGTGATTTCGGGCGCCTTCTCGCTGACCCAGCAGGCGATCCAGCTGGGCTTCATGCCGCGGCTGCGCGTCGATCACACCAGCGCGTCGGCGCAGGGGCAGATCTATATCCCGGTGGTCAACTGGGGGCTGATGGTGATGGTCATCCTGCTCGTCCTCTTCTTCGGATCGTCGAGCAACCTTGCCGCCGCTTACGGTATTGCGGTGACCGGCGCGATGTTCATCGACACCTGTCTGATGAGCGTCGTGCTGTTCGTGCTGTGGCGCTGGCCGGCGTGGAAAGCGCTGCCGATCCTGGCGGTCTTCTTCGTCGTCGACATCGCCTATTTCGGCGCGAATTTGATCAAGGTGCCCGACGGCGGCTGGGTGCCGCTGGCGATCGGGCTGATCATCTTCACGATGCTGACGACCTGGTCGCGCGGGCGCAAGCTGATGCAGCAGGAAATGGCCGAGGGGGCGATGCCGATTCCGGTGTTCGTGAAGTCCGCGGCGAACAGCGCGACGCGCGTGCCGGGGACCGCGGTGTTCATGACCTCGTCGTCGGACGGCGTGCCGCACGCGCTGCTCCACAATTTGAAGCACAACAAGGTGCTGCACGAACGGATCATCCTGCTGACGATCAAGATCGCCGACGTGCCCTTCGTTCCCGAGAGCAAGCTCTGCCAGCTCGAGGCGCTGGGGCAGGGGTTCCACCGGCTGATCCTGAACTATGGCTTCATGCAGCCGGTCGACGTTCCCGAAGCGCTGAAGCGCACCACCGGCTGCGGCGGCGAGTTCAAGATGCTGGAGACCAGCTTTTTCCTGTCGCGTCAGACGCTGATTGCGGCGAGCAAGCCCGGTATGCCGATCTGGCGCGAAAAGCTGTTCGCATGGATGCTGCGCAACTCGGAAAGCGCGATGGAATATTTCCGGTTGCCGACCAACCGCGTGGTCGAACTGGGAAGCCAGGTCGCAATCTGA
- a CDS encoding cytochrome c biogenesis factor: MIWLWIFLFALLTVGGIFWLGKLPAASRPLAGAAVMLGLAGYALQGSPSLPGHPVAKAAEPDGFGEAITDRQQGMADRFGPAAQWIGMSDGFMRTGKTELASKTLEKGLEKYPDNVDLWVGLGNALVAHGGGVMSPAAALAFDEAAKRDPTHPAPPFFAGLAMAQSGDLKGAEGVWSQLLARSPADAPWRPDLEMRLAQLRQAMGPQLPAEAPAGP, encoded by the coding sequence ATGATCTGGCTCTGGATATTCCTGTTCGCCTTGCTGACCGTCGGCGGCATCTTCTGGCTCGGCAAGCTTCCCGCCGCCTCGCGGCCGCTTGCCGGGGCAGCGGTGATGCTCGGTCTTGCCGGCTATGCGTTGCAGGGGAGTCCTTCGCTGCCGGGTCATCCCGTCGCGAAGGCGGCGGAGCCCGACGGCTTCGGCGAAGCGATCACGGACCGGCAGCAGGGCATGGCCGACCGCTTTGGTCCCGCGGCGCAATGGATCGGGATGTCCGACGGCTTCATGCGGACGGGCAAGACCGAGCTGGCGTCGAAAACGCTCGAAAAGGGGCTCGAGAAATATCCCGACAATGTCGACCTGTGGGTCGGTCTGGGCAATGCGCTTGTCGCGCACGGCGGCGGCGTGATGTCGCCCGCCGCCGCGCTGGCCTTCGACGAGGCGGCAAAGCGCGACCCGACGCATCCGGCGCCGCCCTTTTTCGCGGGGCTTGCGATGGCGCAAAGCGGCGATCTGAAGGGTGCCGAGGGCGTGTGGAGCCAGCTTCTCGCGCGCTCGCCCGCCGATGCGCCGTGGCGGCCCGACCTCGAAATGCGGCTGGCCCAGCTGCGGCAGGCGATGGGGCCGCAGCTGCCCGCCGAGGCGCCCGCGGGCCCGTAA
- a CDS encoding cytochrome c-type biogenesis protein yields the protein MALVATPIAAQDRLPPAPYAYQQLRDPAQEAQAKELMETLRCLVCQGQSIADSDAPLAGDMRNEVRTKIAAGESPDAIRKWLVARYGNWVTYDPPLDAATALLWFGPLLFLALGGWLAFGRFRRGEGEEERGGERGA from the coding sequence ATGGCGCTGGTCGCGACGCCGATTGCCGCGCAGGACCGTCTGCCCCCCGCGCCCTATGCCTATCAGCAGCTGCGCGATCCCGCTCAGGAGGCGCAGGCCAAGGAGTTGATGGAAACGCTGCGGTGTCTGGTCTGTCAGGGCCAGTCGATCGCCGACAGCGATGCGCCGCTGGCGGGCGATATGCGCAATGAGGTGCGCACGAAGATCGCGGCAGGCGAAAGCCCCGACGCGATCCGCAAATGGCTCGTCGCGCGCTATGGCAACTGGGTGACCTATGATCCGCCGCTTGACGCTGCGACCGCGCTGCTGTGGTTCGGGCCGCTGCTGTTCCTCGCGCTCGGCGGGTGGCTGGCGTTCGGGCGGTTTCGGCGCGGAGAAGGCGAAGAGGAGAGAGGGGGGGAGCGCGGGGCATGA
- a CDS encoding DsbE family thiol:disulfide interchange protein has translation MKRSWVLFVPLAIMGLLFGAFIYRLTVPAETLIQSQWINKPMPLFDLPPATAGVEGLKSSQLSDGKPRLVNVFASWCIPCRAEAPQLEALKAAGVPIDGIAIRDRPEDVAQFLAENGNPFDRIGSDVQSSVQIALGSSGVPETFLIDGKGIIREQIQGVILQEQVPEIIAKLEAMK, from the coding sequence ATGAAGAGGAGCTGGGTCCTGTTCGTGCCGCTGGCGATCATGGGGCTGTTGTTCGGCGCCTTCATCTATCGCCTGACGGTGCCCGCCGAGACGCTGATCCAGTCGCAATGGATCAACAAGCCGATGCCGCTGTTCGACCTGCCGCCCGCGACCGCGGGAGTCGAGGGGTTGAAAAGCAGCCAGCTTTCCGACGGAAAGCCGCGGCTGGTCAATGTGTTCGCGAGCTGGTGCATTCCGTGCCGCGCCGAGGCGCCGCAACTCGAGGCACTGAAGGCCGCGGGCGTGCCGATCGACGGCATCGCGATCCGCGACCGGCCCGAGGATGTCGCGCAGTTCCTGGCCGAGAATGGCAATCCGTTCGACCGGATCGGGTCGGACGTGCAGAGCAGCGTCCAGATCGCGCTCGGGTCGTCGGGCGTTCCCGAAACCTTCCTGATCGATGGCAAAGGGATCATCCGCGAACAGATTCAGGGGGTGATCCTGCAGGAACAGGTCCCCGAGATCATCGCCAAGCTGGAGGCGATGAAGTGA
- a CDS encoding heme lyase CcmF/NrfE family subunit, with the protein MIAELGLALLWIAAALACLSLVAGILYVRTGKDDLAALVRPASVAQGVLTAVAFGLLITLFVRSDMSVELVARNSHSLKPMLFKVAGAWGNHEGSMLLWLTILGVSGALVAIFEKRLRKDTLVATLAAQAALSLGFFAFLLFSSNPFKRLPVAPPDGQGLNPLLQDPGLAFHPPTLYVGYVGISVAFSFAVGALITREIGPAFARAMRPWVLGSWIFLTLGITAGSYWAYYELGWGGWWFWDPVENVSLIPWLAGTALLHSVAVTATRNALRAWTVMLAVIAFSMSMVGTFIVRSGLLTSVHSFAVDPERGTFLLVLMALYIGGALTLFALRAGAVAEGKKFALMSREGSLVINNLLLTTILALVLLGTLYPIVAEAMGEKISVGPPYYNKVAGPLALILCLVMVAGPLLSWRKDDGKKLWSRLPAAVFAGAVVLFGLVLFGGKVGVLPLLGMTVAGIVGVASLAPLWKRNLRRTPLPTWGMVIAHFGVAVALAGMAAESAFIKERLVAAAPGETVKVDDFAVKFAGVKPVAGPNYTAIRGTLIATTPSGASFTLHPEARMFPGLMGTAPTETNEAALLTRPGGQLYVVLGQPVPSADGASADRYQLRLWWKPLVWWIWLGGALIAIGAALSLLGRAQLIEIWRARRARKSQERFA; encoded by the coding sequence ATGATCGCCGAACTCGGTCTGGCCCTGCTCTGGATTGCGGCAGCGCTTGCGTGCCTGTCGCTGGTCGCGGGCATCCTTTATGTGCGCACCGGCAAGGACGATCTCGCCGCACTGGTGCGGCCCGCCAGCGTCGCACAGGGCGTGCTCACCGCCGTCGCTTTCGGCCTGCTGATCACCTTGTTCGTCCGTTCGGACATGTCGGTCGAACTGGTCGCGCGCAACAGCCACAGCCTGAAGCCGATGCTGTTCAAGGTCGCGGGCGCGTGGGGCAATCACGAAGGGTCGATGCTGCTGTGGCTGACGATCCTCGGCGTTTCGGGCGCGCTCGTCGCGATCTTCGAGAAAAGGCTGCGCAAGGATACGCTGGTCGCGACGCTCGCGGCGCAGGCGGCGCTCAGCCTTGGCTTCTTTGCGTTCCTGCTGTTCTCGTCGAACCCGTTCAAGCGGTTGCCGGTGGCACCGCCCGACGGGCAGGGGCTCAATCCGCTGCTGCAGGACCCGGGCCTCGCCTTCCACCCGCCGACGCTTTACGTCGGCTATGTCGGGATTTCGGTCGCTTTCAGCTTTGCGGTCGGGGCGCTGATCACGCGTGAGATCGGTCCCGCTTTTGCGCGCGCGATGCGGCCGTGGGTGCTGGGAAGCTGGATTTTCCTGACGCTCGGCATCACCGCAGGCAGCTATTGGGCCTATTATGAGCTCGGCTGGGGTGGCTGGTGGTTCTGGGATCCGGTCGAGAATGTCTCGCTGATCCCCTGGCTCGCGGGGACGGCGCTGCTCCATTCGGTGGCGGTGACCGCAACGCGCAACGCGCTGCGCGCGTGGACGGTGATGCTGGCGGTGATCGCTTTCTCGATGTCGATGGTCGGCACCTTCATCGTCCGCTCGGGCCTGTTGACGAGCGTCCACAGCTTTGCCGTCGATCCCGAGCGCGGGACTTTCCTGCTCGTGCTGATGGCGCTCTATATCGGTGGCGCGCTGACGCTGTTCGCGCTGCGTGCGGGCGCGGTCGCCGAAGGCAAGAAGTTCGCGCTGATGAGCCGCGAAGGCTCGCTCGTCATCAACAATCTGTTGCTCACGACGATCCTCGCGCTCGTGCTCCTGGGCACGCTCTATCCGATCGTCGCCGAGGCGATGGGCGAGAAGATTTCGGTCGGTCCGCCCTATTACAACAAGGTCGCGGGACCGCTCGCGTTGATCCTGTGCCTCGTCATGGTCGCGGGACCGCTGCTGAGCTGGCGCAAGGACGATGGCAAGAAACTGTGGTCGCGCCTGCCTGCGGCCGTGTTCGCGGGGGCGGTCGTTCTGTTCGGCTTGGTGCTGTTCGGCGGCAAGGTCGGCGTGCTGCCGCTGCTCGGCATGACCGTGGCGGGCATCGTTGGCGTCGCAAGCCTCGCCCCCCTGTGGAAGCGCAACCTGCGCCGTACGCCGCTGCCCACATGGGGCATGGTGATCGCGCATTTCGGCGTTGCGGTCGCGCTTGCAGGGATGGCGGCCGAAAGCGCCTTCATCAAGGAGCGGCTGGTTGCCGCAGCGCCGGGCGAGACGGTGAAGGTCGACGATTTCGCGGTGAAATTCGCAGGCGTGAAACCCGTCGCAGGCCCCAATTACACCGCGATCCGCGGGACGCTGATCGCGACGACGCCGTCGGGTGCATCCTTCACGCTGCATCCCGAGGCGCGCATGTTCCCCGGGTTGATGGGAACCGCGCCGACCGAGACCAACGAGGCCGCGTTGCTGACGCGGCCGGGCGGGCAGCTTTATGTCGTGCTCGGGCAACCGGTCCCGAGCGCCGATGGCGCATCGGCCGACCGTTATCAGCTGCGCCTGTGGTGGAAGCCGCTGGTGTGGTGGATCTGGCTTGGCGGTGCGCTGATCGCGATCGGCGCGGCGTTGTCGCTGCTGGGACGAGCGCAGTTGATCGAAATCTGGCGCGCGCGGCGCGCGCGCAAGTCTCAGGAGCGCTTCGCATGA
- the ccmE gene encoding cytochrome c maturation protein CcmE, with protein MKAKHQRLILAAIALCGVGGAGVLAASALRDEAAYFRTPAEVVAGKATVGEPMRLGGMVAAGSIKRQADGLTIDFVATDGKASIPVQFKGIVPDLFAENSGMVADGRMRADGTFVADRILAKHDERYMPPQMGDMPKNMKVAPKA; from the coding sequence ATGAAGGCGAAGCATCAAAGACTGATTCTGGCGGCGATCGCGCTTTGCGGGGTCGGCGGAGCCGGCGTACTCGCCGCGAGCGCTCTGCGCGACGAGGCTGCCTATTTTCGCACGCCCGCCGAAGTCGTCGCCGGCAAAGCGACTGTCGGTGAGCCGATGCGGCTGGGCGGCATGGTCGCTGCGGGCAGCATCAAGCGGCAGGCCGACGGCCTGACCATCGACTTCGTCGCGACCGACGGCAAGGCGTCGATCCCGGTCCAGTTCAAGGGGATCGTCCCCGACCTGTTCGCCGAAAATTCGGGGATGGTCGCCGACGGCCGGATGCGCGCCGACGGCACGTTTGTTGCGGACCGCATCCTCGCCAAGCATGACGAGCGCTATATGCCGCCGCAGATGGGCGACATGCCGAAGAATATGAAGGTGGCGCCCAAAGCATGA
- the ccmC gene encoding heme ABC transporter permease CcmC: MHAYANPTRFLTIAKPLTPWLLGVGLLLVLGGAFAGLTMVPGEAKQGETARILYVHVPSAWLGMGGWTSLAVAGLVQLVWRHPLSGIAARAIAVPGMLFTALCLATGSIWGKPTWGTWWEWDGRMTSMLVLLFLYAGFIALTNGDEGQRQGGSLSRGAAIYALVGAINIPIINRSVVWWNSLHQGPSITVRGSSIDGTLLWPLGLTLLGFSLLFGAIVLMRMRRIIADNRVAARLRRLADDEGS, from the coding sequence ATGCACGCTTACGCCAATCCGACCCGCTTTCTGACGATCGCCAAGCCGCTGACGCCGTGGCTGCTCGGCGTCGGATTGCTGCTCGTGCTGGGCGGCGCCTTCGCCGGGCTGACGATGGTTCCGGGCGAGGCGAAGCAGGGCGAGACCGCCCGCATCCTGTATGTTCATGTGCCCTCGGCCTGGCTCGGCATGGGCGGCTGGACGAGCCTTGCCGTCGCAGGGCTGGTGCAGCTTGTCTGGCGGCATCCGCTCTCGGGGATCGCCGCGCGCGCGATCGCGGTCCCGGGGATGCTGTTCACCGCGCTGTGCCTCGCGACCGGATCGATCTGGGGCAAGCCGACCTGGGGTACCTGGTGGGAATGGGACGGCCGGATGACCTCGATGCTCGTCCTCCTCTTCCTCTACGCGGGCTTCATCGCGCTGACGAACGGCGATGAGGGGCAGCGGCAGGGCGGGTCGCTGTCGCGCGGCGCGGCGATCTATGCGCTGGTCGGCGCGATCAATATTCCGATCATCAACCGCAGCGTCGTATGGTGGAACAGCCTGCATCAGGGGCCGAGCATCACGGTGCGCGGTTCGTCGATCGACGGCACATTGCTGTGGCCTTTGGGCTTGACCCTGCTCGGTTTTTCGCTGCTATTCGGCGCCATCGTGCTGATGCGAATGCGGCGGATCATCGCCGACAACCGCGTCGCGGCGCGGCTGCGGCGGCTCGCCGACGATGAGGGAAGCTGA
- a CDS encoding YbaN family protein — protein sequence MKRHFYLVAGWASLGLGAIGAFLPLLPTVPFVILAAFCFARSSPRLEAWLLNHPHFGHHIVAWREKGAISRKGKIAATAAFAFSIVLAAIFSPWPWVMAPVIAAVVTGSWIWTRPEG from the coding sequence ATGAAACGGCATTTCTATCTGGTCGCAGGCTGGGCTTCGCTGGGACTCGGCGCGATCGGCGCGTTCCTGCCGCTTTTGCCGACGGTGCCATTCGTCATCCTCGCCGCTTTCTGCTTCGCGCGCTCGTCGCCGCGGCTCGAGGCGTGGCTGCTGAACCATCCGCATTTCGGGCACCATATCGTCGCGTGGCGCGAGAAGGGGGCGATCAGCCGCAAGGGCAAGATCGCGGCGACGGCCGCCTTTGCTTTCAGCATCGTGCTGGCGGCGATCTTCTCGCCCTGGCCATGGGTCATGGCGCCGGTGATCGCAGCGGTGGTGACGGGGAGCTGGATCTGGACGCGGCCGGAGGGGTAG
- a CDS encoding Glu/Leu/Phe/Val dehydrogenase dimerization domain-containing protein, which produces MSAVWDFADFDDHEHVHMFRDRASGLTAVIAVHSTHLGPGAGGVRYWHYPQRAAAITDALRLSRGMSYKNAMAGLPMGGGKGVILAEENGAKTPELLAAFGRAVDSLGGAYVTAEDVGITDADMVEISKQTKHVSGLPVASGADAGGDPGPFTALGVYLGIKAAIKEGLGTDSAAGVRVAIQGVGSVGGGVARRLAAEGAKLTLADVNLARAKALAEELGADLADSAAIMEVEADVLSPNALGAILTERSIEKLRVPIIAGGANNQLATAADGQRVHDRGIVYAPDYVINAGGIINVALEYLGQGSREEVESRIHQIPGRLAEIWAESKASGTPASAVADRMAQKLIGRG; this is translated from the coding sequence ATGTCTGCTGTCTGGGATTTCGCCGATTTCGACGATCATGAGCATGTCCACATGTTCCGCGATCGCGCCAGCGGGCTGACCGCGGTCATCGCGGTCCACTCGACCCACCTCGGCCCCGGTGCGGGCGGCGTGCGTTACTGGCATTATCCGCAGCGCGCGGCGGCGATCACCGACGCGCTGCGCCTGTCGCGCGGCATGAGCTACAAGAATGCGATGGCAGGCCTGCCGATGGGCGGCGGCAAGGGCGTGATCCTGGCCGAAGAGAATGGCGCCAAGACGCCCGAACTGCTCGCAGCGTTCGGCCGCGCGGTCGATTCGCTGGGCGGCGCCTATGTGACCGCCGAGGATGTCGGGATCACCGATGCCGACATGGTCGAGATTTCGAAGCAGACGAAGCATGTCAGCGGGCTGCCCGTCGCGAGCGGCGCCGATGCCGGCGGCGATCCGGGGCCGTTCACCGCGCTGGGCGTGTATCTGGGCATCAAGGCGGCAATCAAAGAAGGTCTGGGCACCGACAGCGCCGCAGGCGTGCGCGTTGCGATCCAGGGTGTCGGCAGCGTCGGCGGCGGCGTCGCGCGGCGGCTGGCCGCCGAGGGCGCTAAGCTGACCCTCGCCGACGTCAATCTGGCGCGCGCGAAGGCGCTGGCCGAGGAGCTGGGCGCCGATCTTGCCGATTCGGCGGCGATCATGGAGGTCGAGGCCGACGTGCTGAGCCCCAATGCGCTGGGCGCGATCCTGACCGAGCGGAGCATCGAGAAGCTGCGCGTGCCGATCATCGCGGGCGGCGCGAACAACCAGCTTGCGACCGCGGCCGACGGCCAGCGCGTGCACGACCGCGGCATCGTCTATGCCCCCGACTATGTGATCAACGCGGGCGGCATCATCAACGTCGCGCTCGAATATCTGGGGCAGGGCAGCCGCGAAGAGGTCGAGAGCCGCATTCACCAGATCCCCGGCCGGCTGGCCGAGATCTGGGCCGAGAGCAAGGCGAGCGGCACTCCGGCGTCGGCGGTGGCCGACCGGATGGCGCAGAAGCTGATCGGACGCGGGTAA
- a CDS encoding 2OG-Fe(II) oxygenase, with translation MADNEHVDMATSGADRAAERLAAVPGIRRTPSPKLQQFMLARFLDTETCAGLMALIDGDARPSTIADPNGDEAFRTSSTCDLDHRNPAVIAVNNRLHDLMGIPLEYGEPLQGQRYDVGEEFKAHTDYFDPHGADWETYCAIPGQRSWTMMIYLNEPAAGGATRFLSTGKMHQPETGKLLAWNNVRPDGTANPDTLHHGMKVRKGRKYIITKWFRERPWPWAEGELA, from the coding sequence ATGGCTGACAACGAACATGTCGACATGGCAACCTCGGGCGCGGATCGCGCGGCCGAGCGGCTCGCCGCCGTTCCGGGCATCAGGCGCACGCCCTCGCCCAAGCTGCAGCAGTTCATGCTCGCCCGCTTTCTCGACACCGAAACCTGCGCCGGGCTGATGGCATTGATCGACGGCGATGCGCGCCCGTCGACGATCGCCGATCCCAACGGCGACGAAGCCTTCCGGACCAGCTCGACCTGCGACCTCGACCACCGCAACCCGGCGGTGATCGCGGTGAACAACAGGCTACACGATCTGATGGGCATCCCGCTCGAATATGGCGAACCGCTGCAGGGCCAGCGTTACGACGTGGGCGAGGAATTCAAGGCGCACACCGACTATTTCGACCCGCACGGTGCCGACTGGGAAACCTATTGCGCGATCCCCGGCCAGCGCAGCTGGACGATGATGATCTACCTCAACGAGCCCGCCGCAGGCGGCGCAACGCGCTTTCTGTCGACGGGAAAGATGCATCAGCCCGAAACGGGCAAATTGCTCGCGTGGAACAATGTCCGGCCCGACGGCACGGCGAACCCCGATACGCTCCACCACGGGATGAAGGTCCGCAAGGGACGCAAATATATCATCACGAAATGGTTCCGCGAACGGCCTTGGCCGTGGGCCGAAGGGGAGCTGGCCTGA
- a CDS encoding SIMPL domain-containing protein (The SIMPL domain is named for its presence in mouse protein SIMPL (signalling molecule that associates with mouse pelle-like kinase). Bacterial member BP26, from Brucella, was shown to assemble into a channel-like structure, while YggE from E. coli has been associated with resistance to oxidative stress.) has protein sequence MTKQMLTAMAAGLMLAAATPAIAQQGGSTVTTATTQGPILSFSVSEEVRSRPDQATVGAGVTTTASTAVEAMRLNAAAMDKLIAAAKAKGIKAEDIQTSGINLSPQYDYSNNGNGQPPRFIGYQVSNSVRATTSKIDDIGPLLDALVAAGGTNVDGPWFGMKDPDAQLVGARGSAIKAAEAKAADYARLAGYRGAELVSIGEGSFGGPQPPMPMVRLQAMDAAGKATPVEPGQVANTLTLSFQYRLVR, from the coding sequence ATGACGAAGCAAATGCTCACCGCTATGGCTGCCGGCCTGATGCTGGCGGCTGCGACGCCCGCCATCGCGCAGCAAGGAGGTTCGACGGTGACGACAGCTACGACGCAGGGGCCCATCCTGTCCTTCAGCGTGAGCGAGGAAGTCCGCTCGCGTCCCGATCAGGCGACCGTCGGTGCCGGGGTGACGACGACCGCCTCGACCGCGGTCGAGGCGATGCGCCTCAATGCTGCGGCGATGGACAAGCTGATTGCCGCCGCCAAGGCGAAGGGCATCAAGGCCGAGGACATCCAGACGAGCGGCATCAACCTGTCGCCGCAGTATGACTATAGCAACAACGGCAACGGCCAGCCGCCGCGTTTCATCGGCTATCAGGTGTCGAACAGCGTTCGCGCGACGACGTCGAAGATCGACGATATCGGGCCGCTGCTCGATGCGCTGGTCGCGGCGGGCGGCACCAATGTCGACGGGCCGTGGTTCGGGATGAAGGATCCCGACGCGCAGCTCGTCGGCGCACGGGGCAGCGCGATCAAGGCGGCCGAAGCGAAGGCGGCCGACTATGCGCGGCTTGCAGGCTATCGCGGCGCCGAACTGGTTTCGATCGGCGAAGGCAGCTTCGGCGGACCGCAGCCGCCGATGCCGATGGTGCGGCTGCAGGCGATGGACGCCGCAGGCAAGGCCACGCCGGTCGAACCGGGGCAGGTTGCGAACACGCTGACGCTGAGCTTCCAGTACCGGCTGGTGCGGTAA